TCCACTTTATCGTAGTTATCCACAACCTTCAAAGAACCGATTTCGATTCGGTGTTGAATATGCGCACGAATTTTTTCAACATTAGGTGTTTGACCCATTTGTTTCGCTATATCGAGGTATATCGCTAAGTCACGCTCTGGATCTTCTGTATAAATACCTAGATTCGTATAGACTTGATAAAAAATATTTTCTTCAGCTAACACATCGCGAATGCGCTGGTATAATTCATGGTTTAAGTTTGACGTATGCACGATATCAAAACACTCGTCTCGCACTTCCGCACCGTTCAAACAAATGTACGGTACTTTCAAACCTGTAGGCTGTATTGGATCATTGGCTTCATAAAAAGCACGTCCTGTCGCAATGACAACCGTAATTCCTAAAGATTGTGCATATTGAATCGCCTTTACATTTTCTTCTGAAACTTCATGCCCCGCATTAAGCAATGTACCGTCCATATCTGTCGCAATTAATTTAATCATATACTTACCTCACTCTATGCCAAATCATTTCACATTAAATTTGTTATATACATGTATCCATTAGCATCACATATTACATATGAAATGATTAATAACGTATTCACCTTTAATGAACCGCTTCGTACGCCATTCATTTTATCAAACTTCCGGTGAATTGTATTTTAATTTGTTTGTGCGCTTCTTATTTTCACGTAGACGTTTAAAAAACTGTCTTAGCAATTCACCACACGAAAAAGACAGGACACCTGTAATAAGATGGACACGATGATTCATACGCGAATCTTGCACAAGATTCATTAAACTACCACTACATCCACCTTTGGGGTCTTTAGCACCGTAGACTACCGTGTCAATACGGCTCATGACAATCGTTCCAGAACACATGACACATGGTTCAAGTGTGACATATAACGTACAGCCTTCAAGGCGCCACGTTCCTAGTTTTTTTGCGGCACGCTCAATCGCTAAATGTTCCGCATGTGCCATTGGAAGTTGTGACGTTTCCCTTAAATTATGCGCTGTCGCAATAATTTCATCGTCTTTAACAACGACTGCCCCTATAGGCACTTCCCCTAACTTTTCAGCCTCTCTCGCCGCTTCAATTGCGACTGACATATAAAATTCATGACTTCTCATACAGAAACACCCCAACATGTGATAAAATTTGTAATACTGATAATATAAAAAATGGAGATAAAAAATATGGATAAACCTTTTATAGCAATTGAAGGCCCGATTGGTGTTGGTAAATCTTCGTTAGCACACAAGTTGAGTCAATCTTATCATTTTTATGAGGCAAAAGAAATTGTAGGTGAAAACCCATTTCTATCCGATTTTTATGAAGACATTTCAAAATGGAGCTTTCAAACAGAAATGTTCTTCTTATGTAATCGATATAAAGATTATCAAGATTTAGGTGCGATGCATCAAGGTATTGTAAGTGATTATCATATTTATAAAAATAAAATTTTCGCACGAAATACTTTGTCCCCTATAGAATTTGATAAGTTTTCTAGAATTTATGATATATTAACTGAAGATTTAAGAATGCCAGATTATATCGTCTTTTTAGACGCCGAATTGTTCCGTTTAAAAGAGCGGATCAAAATTAGAAACCGTGATTTTGAAATACATATTGAAGATGACTATTTATTAAAATTAAAAGCGGATTATTTGGCTTATTACGAGTCATTAAAAGCAAATGGTCATCACGTAATACGTATCGATACCACTCATCTGGACTTTGTTAAAAACAGTCGAGATTATGACACAATTTTAAATCAAATTAATGAATTAATTGGAGGAAAAACATTTGAATAACTTTGGTATACCCTCAAATGCGGTAATCACAATTGCTGGTACAGTCGGTGTAGGAAAATCATCATTAACCCAAGCAATTGCTGACAAATTAAATTTCAAAACATCTTTTGAAAACGTCGATCACAACCCTTATTTGGATAAATTTTATGATGACTTCACACGTTGGAGTTTCCATCTACAAATTTACTTTTTAGCTGAACGTTTTAAAGAACAAAAACGTATGTTTGAATATGGTGGTGGTTTTATCCAAGACCGTTCTATTTATGAAGATGTCGATATCTTCGCTAAAATGCATGAAGAACAAGGTACTATGACACCTGAAGACTTTGAAACATATTCAAATTTATTTAATGCGATGGTAATGACACCTTATTTCCCAAAACCAGATGTCTTAATTTATCTTGAATCAGATTATAAGAGTGTTATTAATCGAATTCATGCGCGTGGTCGTGAAATGGAAATGAATACAGATCCAGAATATTGGAAAAAGTTATTTGCACGTTATGACGCGTGGATTAATCAATTTAATGCATGTCCTGTCGTACGTGTAAATATCAATGAATATGATTTATATGATGATCCTAATTCCATTGATGCTGTACTTGAAAAAGTAGGACACATCATTCAAACACACCGTCAAGTTGACCAACGTCAATAATCATATAACCCATTGAAGCTATAATGCATTCAATGGGTTGTTTTTAATATACTCGGAAGTTCCGTAACGTCATTTAAAATAACATCAGTATCATCAAATTTAGCTTGATTCCCTAATCCTGTACGCACACCGACGTTTAATAGTGCATGCGCATTTCGGCCTGTTTTCATATCATTATCGGTGTCTCCTATCATTATCATATCGCGACCTTTCACCCCTCGCTCCCATAACGGCTCTAAAATACGCGGGTCTGGCTTTTCGTAATGATCACCATTGGTAGAAATAACGATGTCAAACAACGATTGCAGTTGTGTTTTCTCAAAAAAGTGCGCCATACCTGTACGATTGTCACTTGTCAAAATACCGAGGTGATATCCTTGTGATTTAAGCATATGAAGCATAGAGTCGACCCCTTCAAATAGTGTCACCTCAGGTTCACGTGCATGAATGAGCGCTTGGCTTCTTTGTGTCGTGTATGACGTCGTATCTTGATCTGCATATTGATTAAACACTGTAATCATATCTTGTAAGGTTCCAGAAGCCATAATGCTTCCTGGTGAAAAGCCATCATTTACGATACCTAGTTCTTTTTTCACGTCATCTAACGCTTTAATATGAAAATACGCGCACACGTCCTCAACGAGTTGAATACCAATTTTAATCCAACTTTGATCAAATTCAATCAATGTGCCATCCTTGTCAAACATTAACCATATCGCGTTTGGCATCATTCTACCTCCATTTCACTTCACATTTTTATTTATGATAGGTTGTATGTTAAAAAAGCATCAATACAGTTCGATTCTCTTTTCAATAACGAATCAAAGCGCCTATCTTACAGTTTCCTTTCATTTTTTAATATGAAACTTACAGTACTGCAAGATATATTGTTTACTATTTAATAATCATTAATCTTGTGTTTAAATGTGTATGAGGAGGTGAATGATATGGAAACTAAAGGTAGCAAAGTACTCTCTTCCATCAGTTACTGGAGTATCTTTTTCGCACCGTTTATTTTACCCATCCTTATATGGGGCTTTTCAAATCATCCCGTGTCAACACATGGTAAAAAAGCACTTTTTTATCATATAGGTGCTTTAATATTTTATTTATTGGGGATAGGAAGCTTTGCTTATTCAAAAAACACATTCCATCATCCCGAACTCATCGCAAATATTGCCTTAACATTTTCATTCATTTTTTTATTTATTGCTTTTTCTTTAGCGATATACAACTTAGTGAAAGGCCTAATATTAATATTACAACACTAATTCAAAGTGTATATTTATAATACAAACAACTGTAAACAACTCGAACGCGCGGATTGTCACCTCATTTTGTGGAATTTTGATTAACAAAGGGAGACCCATATCCTCTTGTTAATCATCAATTTGAAATAGCACAAGGGTCCTTTTATTTTTATATGTGTGTCATCAATATACCATTTATAATACGCTTTGTTATGTTTTTCTTTCTAGATTTAATATAAAAACCATGCATATTCTTGAACTCCTATTAAATAATAAACGTTCACACTAGGCCCTCTTTTCAAATATCGCACGATACTCAATGCCTACCATAAATATTGGCCGAGTAGTCGAGAGCATGCGTATGACAGCTTTATCGAATTGTTTATATTTGAAATTATTCATGTAGAGAACTTCTTTTAACAAAATTACACTATAACGTCAACTTTGCAAGACAACCTTAAAATCTTCACTCAATTTTTTGCTTTCATTTTCAAAAGCACCTTTTTAAGAGCTCGACATACAATTAAACGAAGTTAAAAAGTCGAATGTAACGTTGTCTCACTTTTAATAGGTATTTAAAATCCAAAATCCGGGAGTTTATACCTCACTATACTAAAAAAATAGCTATGAGAAGTCTATTATCACAGCTTTCTCGTAGCTATAGTAAATTTGTTACCACTTTTTAATTTCATAAACGCGCTTATTTCAGCTACTTTCCTACAATCTCTTTGATCATCCACGTGAGAAAACCACCAAATGGAAATACCACCCACCAAAAATCTGCTAAAAACCCAGCTATAGTATCAGGACGCTCGTATTTAAAACTCGTTTTTTCATTTTTCTTTTCCATCTGCTGTTCTCATTTGTTTTTATTATACTTAAATAATATCTCCAAAACACTCAAATTACAACCTTCCATTTTTTTATTCTATTAATCAACATCAACCTACGGTCAGGAGTATATTTTAATTATTATCGAAAAATAAAATGACAAACTCAACACTGATATTAATACATTTCATATCCTTAATTAACCACATTTAAGTTTTCATATGTTTGACGATTAAGTTTTATAACGACGTTCTCCGTTAATCATTGTGCATTTGTGACACTTCACATTATTTTTTTAATTGTAAATTTATATACTTAAAAGCTTATTTCGCTTTCGTACCTCCTAGAACATTACAGAAACTATAGGGAAATTATACACATAATAAAAAAGCTAGGAACCTTATGATGACGAGGTTTCTAGCTCAAATGTTATTCCATATTAATATTTCGGTACAACGACTCTCCAACCGTGAGGATCTTCTAGTTTACCACTTTGAATTCCTGTATAGTTGTCATACAATTTTTGTGTTATTGGACCCGTTTGATTATCATTAATGACAATTTTTTCGTCTTTAAATTGTAATTCACCAACTGGCGAAATCACTGCGGCTGTCCCTGTACCAAAGACTTCTTGAAGACGTCCTTCTTTATGATATTGGTAAAGTTCGCCAATCGCCACACGACGCTCGTCAACTTCATAGCCAAGCGTTTTTGCTAATTCAAGTACGGTTTTACGTGTAATACCTGGTAAAATACTTCCGTTTAATTCTGGTGTTACTACTTTCCCATCGATTACGAAGAAGATGTTCATACTTCCTACTTCTTCAACGTATTTTTGTTCAACGCCATCTAACCATAATACTTGGTCAAAGCCTTCTGAATTCGCATTAGATTGTGCAAGTAAGCTCGCCGCGTAGTTACCAGCAACTTTCGCATAACCTACACCACCTCGGACTGCACGCACATATTCGTCTTCAACATAAATTTTCGTAGGACGTAATGAATCGCCGCCATAATAAGATCCAGATGGAGATAAAATAATTAATAAACGATATTCATGGGATGGATGCACGCCAAGTCCTTCTTGTGTAGCAAAAACATATGGACGTATGTATAAGGACTGCCCTTCCCCTTCTGGCACCCAGTCACGTTCAATATCAATTAACTGTTTTAAACCTTCAAGTAATAACGCTTCGTCAACTTCGGGCATCTTCAGACGCGAAAGTGACATGTTAATACGTTTAAAGTTTTCCTCAGGTCTAAATAAAACAACCTCATCGTCGTGCTTGTATGCTTTTAAGCCTTCAAAAACAGATTGGCCATAGTGAATACATTGTGCTGCCGGTGAAATTTCGATTGGACCATAAGGAATAATCTTTAAATCGTGCCACCCTTTATCAATAGAATACTCAAAGCTAAGCATATAATCCGTAAATACTTTACCAAAAGTAAGTGAGGATTGATCTGGCTTTTCTTTAAGTTGTTCTCTTTGTTGAAATTGAATTTTGTCTGACATGATTATTCCTCCTATTTAAATGTAATATATGCATTATATCAAGGTGCATATGACAATTCAATGAGTTTTCCGAAAATTAGAATTAATCTGATTTCAAGAAAACGCTTTCAAACTTGAAACTTAAGTCATGAAACGATTGATTTCATCATCATTCAGAATC
The sequence above is a segment of the Staphylococcus hyicus genome. Coding sequences within it:
- a CDS encoding Cof-type HAD-IIB family hydrolase codes for the protein MIKLIATDMDGTLLNAGHEVSEENVKAIQYAQSLGITVVIATGRAFYEANDPIQPTGLKVPYICLNGAEVRDECFDIVHTSNLNHELYQRIRDVLAEENIFYQVYTNLGIYTEDPERDLAIYLDIAKQMGQTPNVEKIRAHIQHRIEIGSLKVVDNYDKVEDIPGELIMKVLAHDVDLDKINRTKDKLAQSGNLAVSSSAKGNIEITHIDAQKGLAVRAIAEQLGIDMKDVMAVGDNLNDKSMLEVVGHPVAMGNALPELKDIASFVTDTNEHSGVAKAIYHIIDETKL
- the tadA gene encoding tRNA adenosine(34) deaminase TadA, with the protein product MRSHEFYMSVAIEAAREAEKLGEVPIGAVVVKDDEIIATAHNLRETSQLPMAHAEHLAIERAAKKLGTWRLEGCTLYVTLEPCVMCSGTIVMSRIDTVVYGAKDPKGGCSGSLMNLVQDSRMNHRVHLITGVLSFSCGELLRQFFKRLRENKKRTNKLKYNSPEV
- a CDS encoding deoxynucleoside kinase; this translates as MDKPFIAIEGPIGVGKSSLAHKLSQSYHFYEAKEIVGENPFLSDFYEDISKWSFQTEMFFLCNRYKDYQDLGAMHQGIVSDYHIYKNKIFARNTLSPIEFDKFSRIYDILTEDLRMPDYIVFLDAELFRLKERIKIRNRDFEIHIEDDYLLKLKADYLAYYESLKANGHHVIRIDTTHLDFVKNSRDYDTILNQINELIGGKTFE
- a CDS encoding deoxynucleoside kinase, translated to MNNFGIPSNAVITIAGTVGVGKSSLTQAIADKLNFKTSFENVDHNPYLDKFYDDFTRWSFHLQIYFLAERFKEQKRMFEYGGGFIQDRSIYEDVDIFAKMHEEQGTMTPEDFETYSNLFNAMVMTPYFPKPDVLIYLESDYKSVINRIHARGREMEMNTDPEYWKKLFARYDAWINQFNACPVVRVNINEYDLYDDPNSIDAVLEKVGHIIQTHRQVDQRQ
- a CDS encoding HAD family hydrolase translates to MPNAIWLMFDKDGTLIEFDQSWIKIGIQLVEDVCAYFHIKALDDVKKELGIVNDGFSPGSIMASGTLQDMITVFNQYADQDTTSYTTQRSQALIHAREPEVTLFEGVDSMLHMLKSQGYHLGILTSDNRTGMAHFFEKTQLQSLFDIVISTNGDHYEKPDPRILEPLWERGVKGRDMIMIGDTDNDMKTGRNAHALLNVGVRTGLGNQAKFDDTDVILNDVTELPSILKTTH
- a CDS encoding branched-chain amino acid aminotransferase translates to MSDKIQFQQREQLKEKPDQSSLTFGKVFTDYMLSFEYSIDKGWHDLKIIPYGPIEISPAAQCIHYGQSVFEGLKAYKHDDEVVLFRPEENFKRINMSLSRLKMPEVDEALLLEGLKQLIDIERDWVPEGEGQSLYIRPYVFATQEGLGVHPSHEYRLLIILSPSGSYYGGDSLRPTKIYVEDEYVRAVRGGVGYAKVAGNYAASLLAQSNANSEGFDQVLWLDGVEQKYVEEVGSMNIFFVIDGKVVTPELNGSILPGITRKTVLELAKTLGYEVDERRVAIGELYQYHKEGRLQEVFGTGTAAVISPVGELQFKDEKIVINDNQTGPITQKLYDNYTGIQSGKLEDPHGWRVVVPKY